Proteins encoded in a region of the Raphanus sativus cultivar WK10039 chromosome 8, ASM80110v3, whole genome shotgun sequence genome:
- the LOC130498861 gene encoding calmodulin-binding transcription activator 5, with product MAGVDSARLIGSEIHGFHTLQDLDIKTMLEEAYTRWLRPNEIHALLSNHNYFTINVKPVHLPKSGTILFFDRKMLRNFRKDGHNWKKKKDGKTIKEAHEHLKVGNEERIHVYYAHGDDNPTFVRRCYWLLDKSQEHIVLVHYRETHEVQAAPATPGNSYSSSTTDHLSAKPLAEDNNSGVRNPARSNSLVARNHEISLHEINTLDWDELLVEADISNQPSPTEDDVLYFTEQLQTAPMGSAQQGNHHALYNGSTDIPSYLGLGDPVYQNNSPCGAREFSSQHLHCVVDPNQQTRDSSAAVANEQGDALLNNGYGSQESFGKWVHNFISDSPGSVDDPSLEAVYTPGQESSAPPAVFHPQSNIPDQIFNITDVSPAWAYSTEKTKILVTGFFHDSFQHFGRSNLFCICGEVRVPAEFLQMGVYRCFVPPQSPGIVNLYLSADGSKPISQLFSFEHRSVPVIEKVVPQEDQLYKWEEFEFQVRLAHLLFTSSNKISVFSSKISPDNLLEAKKLASRTSHLLNSWAYLMKSIQANEVPFDQARDHLFELTLKNRLKEWLLEKVIEDRNTKEYDSKGLGVIHLCAVLGYTWSILLFSWANISLDFRDKHGWTALHWAAYYGREKMVAALLSAGARPNLVTDPTKEYLGGCTAADIAQQKGYEGLAAFLAEKCLVAQFRDMKMAGNISGNLEGIKAETSANPGHSNEEEQSLKDTLAAYRTAAEAAARIQGAFREHELKVRSKAVRFASKEEEAKNIIAAMKIQHAFRNYETRRKIAAAARIQYRFQTWKMRREFLNMRKKAIKIQAVFRGFQVRRQYQKITWSVGVLEKAILRWRLKRRGFRGLQVSQPEAMEGTDAVEDFYKTSQKQAEDRLERSVVRVQAMFRSKKAQQDYRRMKLAHEEAQLEYDGMQELDHMAMES from the exons ATGGCCGGCGTCGATTCCGCCAGGCTTATCGGCTCTGAGATTCATGGCTTCCATACTCTCCAAG ATCTGGATATAAAAACGATGTTGGAGGAAGCTTACACTAGGTGGCTACGCCCTAATGAGATCCATGCTCTCCTCTCTAACCATAACTACTTCACCATCAACGTCAAGCCTGTCCACTTACCCAAAA gTGGCACGATTCTGTTTTTCGACCGTAAGATGCTGAGGAACTTCAGAAAGGATGGTCATAactggaaaaagaaaaaagatggcAAGACTATTAAGGAAGCTCACGAACACCTTAAA GTTGGTAATGAGGAAAGGATCCATGTTTACTATGCCCACGGTGATGATAACCCTACCTTTGTTCGACGGTGTTACTGGCTATTGGACAA GTCTCAGGAGCACATTGTTCTTGTCCACTATCGTGAGACGCATGAG GTTCAGGCAGCTCCGGCAACGCCTGGGAACTCGTACTCAAGTTCCACCACTGACCACTTATCAGCAAAACCTCTGGCTGAAGATAATAATTCTGGTGTCCGTAATCCAG CGCGCAGCAACAGTCTGGTTGCTAGAAATCATGAGATTAGCCTTCATGAGATCAACACTCTTGATTGGGATGAGCTTCTAGTAGAAGCAGATATAAGCAACCAGCCTTCACCAACAGAAG ACGATGTGTTATACTTCACTGAACAGCTCCAAACTGCGCCTATGGGATCTGCACAGCAA GGAAATCACCATGCACTCTACAACGGATCAACGGATATACCATCATATCTCGGTCTTGGGGACCCTGTTTATCAAAATAACAGTCCATGTGGCGCCCGAGAATTTTCTAGTCAGCACTTGCACTGTGTAGTAGATCCAAATCAACAGACAAGGGATTCCAGTGCAGCAGTTGCTAATGAACAGGGTGATGCTCTGCTTAATAACGGTTATGGAAGTCAGGAAAGTTTTGGAAAATGGGTACACAACTTCATAAGTGACTCTCCTGGTTCAGTGGACGATCCTTCCCTTGAAGCTGTATATACACCTGGACAGGAATCATCTGCTCCTCCTGCTGTATTTCATCCCCAGTCTAACATACCGGATCAAATATTCAACATCACTGATGTTTCACCTGCCTGGGCCTACTCGACAGAGAAAACAAAG ATTCTTGTAACTGGGTTCTTTCACGACAGCTTCCAACATTTTGGAAGATCAAACCTCTTCTGCATTTGTGGAGAGGTGCGTGTCCCCGCAGAATTTCTCCAGATGGGTGTATATCGTTGCTTCGTTCCCCCTCAATCTCCGGGGATAGTGAACCTTTATCTAAGTGCCGATGGGAGCAAACCAATCAGCCAGTTGTTCAGCTTCGAACACCGCTCAGTTCCAGTTATTGAGAAAGTCGTCCCTCAAGAGGACCAGCTATACAAGTGGGAAGAATTTGAGTTCCAAGTCAGACTAGCTCATCTTCTCTTCACCTCTTCGAACAAAATCAGCGTTTTCTCTAGCAAAATCTCACCTGATAACCTGCTAGAGGCCAAGAAACTCGCTAGCAGGACTTCCCATCTCTTAAACAGTTGGGCGTATCTAATGAAGTCAATCCAGGCGAATGAGGTGCCCTTTGATCAAGCAAGGGACCATCTCTTTGAGCTTACTCTGAAGAATAGGCTGAAGGAGTGGCTTTTGGAGAAAGTGATCGAAGACCGCAACACGAAGGAGTATGACTCTAAAGGCCTTGGAGTGATCCACCTTTGTGCTGTCCTTGGATACACTTGGTCCATCCTTCTCTTCTCCTGGGCAAATATATCTTTAGATTTCCGTGATAAGCATGGTTGGACCGCTCTTCATTGGGCAGCATACTATGGAAG GGAGAAAATGGTGGCTGCTCTTCTGTCTGCCGGGGCAAGGCCTAACTTGGTGACAGACCCGACTAAGGAATACCTCGGCGGCTGCACGGCGGCTGATATTGCACAGCAGAAAGGCTACGAGGGCTTAGCAGCTTTCCTCGCTGAGAAATGTCTTGTAGCACAGTTCAGGGACATGAAAATGGCTGGAAACATCAGCGGTAACCTCGAGGGCATCAAGGCGGAGACGTCAGCAAACCCAGGGCATTCAAATGAAGAGGAGCAGAGCTTGAAGGACACTCTGGCGGCATACAGAACCGCTGCAGAGGCGGCTGCACGGATCCAGGGAGCGTTCAGAGAGCACGAGCTGAAAGTTAGGTCAAAGGCGGTTAGGTTTGCTAGCAAAGAGGAAGAGGCCAAAAACATAATAGCCGCGATGAAGATTCAGCACGCGTTTCGAAATTACGAGACTCGTAGGAAGATTGCAGCCGCTGCTCGGATTCAGTACAGGTTCCAAACATGGAAGATGAGGCGGGAGTTTTTGAACATGCGGAAAAAGGCAATTAAGATCCAG GCTGTGTTTAGAGGGTTCCAAGTAAGAAGACAGTACCAGAAGATAACATGGTCGGTAGGAGTTCTTGAGAAGGCGATTCTGAGGTGGAGACTCAAGAGGAGAGGATTCAGAGGGCTTCAGGTCAGCCAACCTGAGGCGATGGAAGGGACTGACGCGGTGGAGGATTTCTACAAGACAAGCCAGAAACAAGCAGAGGACAGGCTAGAGAGATCAGTGGTTCGAGTCCAGGCCATGTTCCGGTCCAAGAAGGCTCAGCAAGATTACAGAAGGATGAAACTGGCTCATGAAGAAGCTCAG CTGGAATATGATGGGATGCAAGAGCTTGATCACATGGCTATGGAGAGCTGA
- the LOC108821277 gene encoding outer envelope pore protein 16-2, chloroplastic, whose protein sequence is MDKSGGRKVMDEIRSFEKASLFDLGHPLLNRIADSFVKAAGVGALQAVSREAYFTVVDGAGFDASNMGPPSENAGSKKHRFPNLRGERSKSLDAFVKNTGKESLQWGLAAGLYSGITYSMKETRGGAHDWRNSAVAGALTGAAMAMTTAERTSHEQVVQSALTGAAISTAANLLSSVF, encoded by the exons atggacaaGAGTGGAGGAAGAAAGGTGATGGATGAGATAAGGAGCTTTGAGAAGGCAAGTTTGTTCGATCTTGGCCATCCTCTTCTCAACCGCATCGCTGACTCTTTCGTCAAAGCCGCCGGT GTCGGAGCTTTACAAGCTGTGTCTAGGGAAGCTTACTTTACGGTGGTTGATG GGGCAGGGTTTGACGCGAGCAACATGGGTCCACCTTCTGAGAATGCCGGCAGCAAGAAACATAGGTTTCCTAATCTCAGAG GGGAAAGAAGCAAATCGTTGGATGCATTT GTGAAGAACACAGGAAAAGAATCGCTCCAGTGGG GGCTTGCAGCTGGATTATACTCGGGTATAACGTATAGTATGAAGGAGACTCGTGGAGGAGCTCATGACTGG AGGAATAGCGCCGTGGCTGGAGCATTAACAGGAGCGGCGATGGCTATGACGACCGCAGAGAGGACAAGCCATGAGCAAGTGGTTCAGTCTGCTCTTACAGGAGCAGCCATTTCCACTGCTGCTAATCTCCTTTCTAGCGTTTTCTAG
- the LOC108820058 gene encoding S-protein homolog 2-like has translation MLLATLSYTTQMDIPKRSPSLFILIIFITTYSSNAGTNNNIPVPDGPSLPTYASNPYAKKTVQIINEIGSTISYHCKSKDDDFGERSLLVDSSWSFSFRRQIFGRSLFFCYFVLPNIGRYWFDIYKEPRDSSGEFWCNNCVWEIRSHGPCRHNKITNHFDLCYPWNKNKSL, from the coding sequence ATGTTGTTAGCTACACTGTCCTATACCACCCAAATGGATATTCCAAAACGCTCCCCTTCCTTATTCATATTGATTATCTTCATAACTACATATTCATCAAATGCGGGCACAAACAACAACATTCCAGTTCCAGATGGTCCATCACTACCAACATATGCGTCTAATCCTTATGCAAAAAAAACTGTTCAAATCATCAACGAAATTGGTAGTACAATATCGTATCATTGTAAATCAAAAGACGATGATTTTGGTGAAAGAAGTTTGCTAGTGGATAGCTCGTGGTCTTTTAGTTTCCGGCGTCAGATATTTGGAAGGTCATtatttttctgttattttgtatTGCCAAATATTGGAAGGTATTGGTTCGACATATATAAAGAGCCCCGAGATAGTTCCGGCGAATTCTGGTGCAATAATTGTGTGTGGGAGATAAGATCGCACGGACCTTGTAGACATAACAAGATAACTAATCATTTTGATCTTTGTTATCCATGGAATAAAAATAAGTCCTTGTAA
- the LOC108834083 gene encoding S-protein homolog 2-like — translation MNIPKRYPSLVILIVFIATDLSRAVTRNNIPAANDPSLPSIKDVFKPFGKITVEIINDIGGTVPLPFHCKSKDDDFGDQSLQPGGSWSFSFKRQFFGRTLFFCSFVLPNGSFYFDIFRDHRDTAGEDWCQHCVWKIRPTGPCRFNGVHKKFDVCFPWNKNKSLY, via the coding sequence ATGAATATTCCAAAACGTTACCCATCACTAGTCATATTGATTGTCTTCATAGCTACAGATCTATCTCGTGCAGTCACAAGAAACAACATTCCTGCTGCAAACGATCCATCATTACCATCGATAAAAGATGTGTTTAAACCTTTCGGAAAGATTACTGTAGAAATCATCAATGATATTGGTGGTACAGTACCATTGCCTTTTCATTGTAAATCAAAGGACGATGATTTTGGTGACCAGAGTTTGCAACCTGGTGGGTCGTGGTCGTTTAGTTTTAAGCGTCAGTTCTTTGGAAGGACATTGTTTTTCTGTTCTTTTGTGTTGCCCAATGGAAGCTTTTATTTCGACATATTTAGAGACCACCGAGATACTGCTGGCGAGGACTGGTGCCAACATTGCGTGTGGAAGATAAGACCAACCGGACCTTGTAGGTTTAACGGTGTTCATAAGAAGTTCGATGTTTGTTTTCCATGGAATAAAAATAAGTCATTGTATTGA